The Fastidiosipila sp. genome segment CCCGGCAAAGGCCGCCGAATCGAAGCAGCTGTTGGAGCGGATGCTGACCCGGATGGATCCGTCTTCCGCTTCCACCAGCAGGAAAACGGCAGCCGCACCTTCGGCAGCCCGGATTTCCGAGGCCAGGTTGGACAGTTCATCATCCTGGGCCCCCCGGCGGGCCAGCATGGCGAGGCTGGCGTGGGCGAAAAGAAAGCGCCCGCCTGCCGCAGGCCGGATGGTGGACAGAATGTCCCCCTTGATCTGCAGCCGTTCCATGGTCGTGCGCTCAAAAAGATCGTAATTGAGTTGGGAGAGGTCGATGTCAAACCGCTCCAGCAGGGACGCTGCCTGGCGCAGCGACAGAGGGGTGGTGTTGCTGTAGGCATAACGGCCCGTATCGGTGATGGTGCCGGCCAGGAGCAGGACGGCCATGACCGAATCAAAAACCGGCCGGCCCAGGTGGAGCTCCAGATCCCAGATCATGTCGAAGACAAGTTCGCTGGTTGAGGCGGCGCCCGGGTCAATCAGTTCAAGATCCCCCGCCTGGCCCTGATGGACATGGTGGTCAACAGCGCCGCGGAGCGGCGTCTTCAAGAAGCAGTCAGCCCGCCTGCCCAGCCGTTCCGCCTCGTGACAGTCGATGGCCAGGGCCAGGTCAAAGACGGGGCAGGTTGACGGATTGTAAAGCAGCAGCTCCTCCAGGCCAGGCAGGTGCTGCAGGGATTCGGGCACCGGTTCGCCGACCACCACGGTGGCCGAACAACCGAGCGACCTGAAGGCCCTCGAAAGGGAAACAGCCGCCCCGACTGCGTCAGCATCATACCGTTCGTGCGGGAAAAGGCCGATGCGGCCGCCATCGGCGGCCAGGTCAAGGGCGACCTCAAGCAGCCGGTCCCCCGCCTTCCTGGACTCCTTCATCCTTATCCTCCGTTCGTTTCATGGCAGCCGCCTCATCCTCCTGGCGCACGCGCCGGATCAGGGCATCGATGGCCTCCCCCTCACGGATGCTGTTGTCCTCGGTGAATACCAGGCGCGGGACCTTGCGGGATCTGAGCCGTGATGCCAGCTCGCGCCGCAAATAGCCCCCGGCCTTCTCAAAAGCTTCTGCGGCTCCTTTGCGGTCATCCTCATCACCGTAGACACTGTAGTAGACCCGGGCCACCGCCAGATCCTTCGAAAGCTTGACGCCTGTGATGGTGACCGTTTCATTGATGCGGGGATCAGCCATCCTGCGCTGTATCAGGCCGGCCAGGATGCGCCGGATCTCATCCCCCATCCGTTCCGATCGGTTAAACATCCGCTTCCTCCTCCTTCATGGTGAAGACCTCGATGGTGTCCCCCACCTTGATGTCGTTGAACCGCTCCAGGCTGAGCCCGCATTCGTAACCGGCAGCCACCTCGCGGACATCGTCCTTGAAACGGCGAAGCGAGGCCAGTTTTGTTTCGTAGATGACCACGCCGTCGCGCAGCAGGCGGGCGCTGTCATTGCGGTGGACCCGGCCATCGGTCACAAGGCAGCCGGCGATGGTGCCCACATTGGAGGCGTGGAAAACTTCCCGCACTTCCAGGTGGCCCGTAACCACTTCGCGGAAAACCGGGCCCAGCAGGCCGCGCATGGCGCTTTCGACTTCCTCGATGGCCTCGTAGATCACCCGGTAGGTATGGATATCGACATTGGAAGCCGCGGCAATCTGGGCGGCCGTCGCGGCAGGCCGGACATTGAAGCCCAGGATAATGGCGTCTGCCACCTCCGCCAGGCGGATGTCCGACTCGGTGATGGCGCCGACTGCCCCGTGGATGACATTGACCCGGATCTTGTCGGTCGACAGGTTTTCCATGGAGGAAGTCATGGCTTCGACGGAGCCCTGCGTATCGGCCTTGACAATGATGTTGAGGTCGATCAGATCCTCCTCGCCCATGCGGTCGAAAAGGGTCTCAAGCGACATCCGCGAAGTCTGGCGAAGTGCCGTCTCCCGGTCTTCCTCCCGGCGCCGGTCAACCAGATCCCGTGCCACGCGTTCATTTTCAACCTGGTAGAGGATGTCCCCGCCTTCGGGCACGCCGCCCAGGCCCACGATCTCGGCAGGAGTCGAGGGACCTGCCGCCTCAATCTGTTGGCCGCGGTCGTTGTACATGATCCGGATGCGGCCGACGGTACTGCCCACCACCACGGTGTCACCCTGGCGCAGGGTGCCGCGCTGGATCAAAATGGTGGCCACAGGCCCCCGGGTCGGATCCAGCCTGGCCTCGATAACCGTGCCCTTGGCCTGGCGGTCCGGGTTGGCCCGCAGATCCAGCACATCAGCCGTCAGCAGGATCATCTCCAGCAATTCATCCATGTTCTCACCTGTCTTGGCCGAGACCGGTACAATGGTCGTCTGGCCGCCCCAGTCGGAGTCCATGAGGCCGTACTGGGAGAGCTCACGTTTGACCCGCTCCACATCGGCCTGCGGCTTGTCGATCTTGTTGATGGCCACAATGATTTCGGTTTCAGCCGCCCGGGCATGGTTGATGGCTTCCACCGTCTGGGGCATGACGCCGTCATCGGCTGCCACCACCAGGATGGCGATATCGGTCACCTGAGCGCCCCGGGCGCGCAGGGTGGTAAAGGCCTCATGGCCCGGTGTATCGAGGAAGGTGATGGTCCGGCTGTCCACCTTGACCGAATAGGCCCCGATATGCTGGGTGATGCCGCCGGCCTCGCCTTCAGTCACTGAAGATTCCCGGATGTAGTCCAGGATGGATGTCTTGCCGTGGTCGACGTGGCCCATGACCACCACCACAGGCGGCCGGGAGACCAGGTCTTCATCCTTGTCAACCGTGTCGTCAAAGAGAATGTCTTCCTCCGTGATTTCCACCAGCCGCTGGCTGGCGATCCCGAACTCGGAGGCAATGATTTCGGCAGTATCGTAATCGATCTCCTGGTTGATGGTGGCCATCATGCCCAGGGCCATCAGCTTCATGATGACGTCAGCGGTGGTTTTCTTGATGGCCTCGGCCAGCTCCTTGACGGTCAGCGTGGATGGCAGGGTGACCTGAGTCAGCTGGGCGACAGGCCGCTTGGGCTGTTCAGGTGCGGATTCTACGGTACGCGGCTTGCGGCGCCTGCCCCCGTGGCTGATCACTTCCTGCTGTTCGCGCCGGCTGCGGTCCCGGTAGTCTGCGGGCCGCCGGTCGCGTCCTTTTTGGCTCCTGCGGCTGGCGGCGCCCGGTTTTTGCACTTCCGCCTCAATAACCGGCCCGGGCACCGGTGCTGCCGCTGCCTGTCCCCGCCCCCTGGGCGGCGCGGAGGCAGGCCGCACCGGACGGGCCTCCTCGCTGGCGGGAGCCGCCCGCCTGGGCTGGCGTTCCACTGCCGGGGTGTCCCGGTCGGCGCCGACATAGCTTCCCCGCTGGGCCCTCAAAGGTTTGCCGTCTTCCGTGATCAGGGGGCGGGGCCGCGTTGCGGCCGGCCTGGCCGGCGCAGCCACCGCGGGTTCAGTCACCCGCTCGGTGATGGGCAGGGATTTTTCGGCCACGCTCAAAGGCCTGGCTTTGACCCGCTCCTTTTTTTCAGGCTTGGCTTTTCCAGATTTTTCAGCAGCTGCTTCCGGCTTCTTGATTTCGGCTTTCACGGCTTTCGGTTTTTCAACTTCCGGCTTGTCAACTTCCGGTTTTTCAGCCTTCTTGCGGGCCGCCGGTTTTTTCTCAGGCTCCGCCTTGACTTCAGCTGTCTGCACTTCTGCCTCCGGAGCGGGAACCTCCGGGGCCGCTACAACCGCTTCCGGCTCGCTAACCGGCGCCGGTTTGGGTTTCTTGACGATCTTGATGACCCCCGGGATGACTTTGCCCGAGATGCCCTGCATGTCGATGGTGGACGGTACGGGCAGGTCTTTCAGATCCTGACCGGGCGGTGGCGCCGCCTGCTCCGCTTCCTTGTCCGGGACAGGCGGAACGGGAAGAGGTTCCGGCTCCGGAACCGCTTCCATGGAATCGTGTTCCTTTTTGCGCCGGAGGAGCTCCTCCTCCGTGATGAATCCTGACATGAGCCCTGAATCTGCTTCTTCTCTTTTTGCCATGTTCAGCTCATTCCTCCACTCTCGCGACCTTGATCGCCTGGTCGATTTCGACCCATATTGCTTCCGGCACCGGGCATTTCAAGGCCCGCTGCAGTGATTGTCTCTTTTTGGCCTTTTCCACACAGGCCGTCCGGCAGCACAGATAAGCGCCCCGGCCAGGCAGCTTTTGCCCCCTGTCGATCCGGACGCCGTCTTCCGACGCCACCAGGCGCAGGAGTTCTTCCTGCAAAAAAGATTCCCGGCATCCGACACACATTCTCAGGGGCTTCTTCTTCAAGCTTCCGGTTCCTCCAGCGAGTCAATGGTGCTCTCCAGCCGGTCCAGGTAGCTGGTCGCCGTTTCCTGGTCATCGACCTGAAGTTCCTCTTCAGTTTCTTCCGGGACCGGATCTTCCTCATCCGCATCGCCCCGCTCGGCCTCATCGGCCGCCACGGCTTCATCGAAATCGGGCATCCAGGCAGCCTCCAGCATCTCCCGGTATTGCGACTCGCTTTTTATATCAATTTTCCATTCGGTCAGCTTGGCCGCCAACCTGGCATTTTGTCCTTCCTTGCCGATGGCCAGCGACAGCTGGTGATCGGCCACAATCACCCGGGCGCTTTTTTCTTCCTCATCCAAAACCACCCGGATGACGCGCGCGGGTGACAGGGCACTGGAGATAAACTCCGTGATGTCCGGATCCCACTCAATGATATCGATCTTCTCCCCGTTAAGCTCGGTGATGACCGACTGAACCCGGGTCCCCCGCTGGCCCACGCAGGCACCCACCGGATCAATATTGGAGTCATGGCTGGTGACCGCCATCTTGGTCCTGGACCCGGCCTCCCGGGCGATGTTGACGATCTCCACGATCCCCGCCCCGATTTCGGGCACTTCCTGCTCAAAGAGGCGGCGGACCAGGCCCGGATGGCTCCGGGACACCATGATGACCGGCCGGTGATCCCGCTGATCCACCTTCATGATGAAAAAGCGCATGTGCTTTTTGAAAGTGTAGTTGTCCAGCCTGGACTGCTGGTTGTAAGGCAGGACCGCCTGGGCACGGCCGATGTCGACCAGGACTTCGTTGCGGTCCCGCCGCTGGACAATGCCGCTGGCCAATCCCCCGACCCGGCCGGAGAATTCATCCTGGATCCGCAATTTTTCAGCCTGAGCCAGCTTCTGGTTGATGACGCTCTTGGCTGTCTGGGCCGCCAGGCGCCCGAAGTGCGAGGGATCCACCTCCCGGACCAGCTGGTCGCCCAGCTCCAGATCTCCGGACAAGGCGTGAGCCTGGGCCAAAGACAGTTCGCTGTTGGGATCGTGGACTTCCTCCACCACGGTCATGGGCTGGTAAACCCGCATCTCGCCGGTCCGCCGGTCAATATGGGCGGTGATGCCATCATTTTCGACCGGCCGGGACTCACCTTCCTGGGCCGGCTGGCCCTCGCGGTCGCGCATTTTCTCCCGGTCCTTGGACCGGATCTCAAATTCCCGGCGGTAGGCTGCGACCAGGGCATCTTCAATAGCCTCGATCAGGGTTTCCATTTCGACGCCCCGCTCTTTTTCCAGCATCCTCAGCGCTTCGATAAATTCCTGGTTCATGTATGCTCCTTATTAATTGCTAAAAGACAACTTCCCTCTTCACCCGGGCAATATCCCCGAAGGGGAAAAGCCTGATCTCTCCTTTTTCCGTCTCCACCCCGACTGATTCGCCCTCGACGACCAGTTTTCCAAAAAAACGTTTCTCCCCGTCCACCGCCTGATACAAACTGATCCGGACCCATTCGCCCTCATGGCGCAGGCAGTCCTCCAGATTGTTCAGGGGCCGGTCAAGACCGGGTGAGGACACTTCGAAGACATCAAAGTCGTCCAGGCCCAGCTCCTCCGAGATCAAAGGGTCGGCCATCCCGCTCAGGCGCTCGCAGTCCTCGATGCCCACGCCGCCTTTTTTATCGATGATCAGACGCAGGACGGTCCGGCCTCCCTCATGGACATAGAGGACGTCCAGAAGGGCCAGGTCCATGCCGGCCGCCAGGGGGGCCAGCTTGTCGTAGATAATTTTTTTATTCTCTTTTTGACTGCTCATGATCTACCTGTCAGGCCTTACGATGAAAAGAGCGGGAAGCCCCGCTCTTTTTGCTACAAAATTCGCCGTGGAGACATTATAGCAGGTTTTAACCGCCGGTCAAGGATGGGCCTTACAGACCGCACTCAATTGATGTAAGCTGGAGGAAATCCAAAAGGAAGCAAAAGGAGAGAAAAAAACGATGGCCCTGATGGAATACAAATGCCCCAATTGCGCGGGTCCCTTAACCTACGAGCCGGGAACCCGCGACATGGTCTGCCCCTACTGCAATTCGGTGGTCAGCATCGAAAGCCTGGAAGCCATGGATGCCATCCTGGAAGAAGCAGAAGAAAGCGAATCCCAGGACTGGTCCTATGCGGGGAACGCCTGGCAGCAAGGCGAGCAGGAAGGCATGGCGGTCTACGCCTGCAATTCCTGCGGGGGTGAGATCATCGGCGATGAGAGCCTGGGCGCCACCGCCTGCCCTTTTTGCGGCAACCGGATTGTCATTTCCTCCAAGTTCGCCGGCAGCCTGAGGCCTGATCTGGTCGTCCCTTTCAAACTGACCAAGGAAGAAGCCAAAAAGGCCCTGGAGAGGCACTACCTGGGCAAACGGCTGCTTCCCAAGGTCTTCCGTGACAAGAACCACCTGGATGAGGTCAAGGGCGTCTACGTGCCTTTCTGGCTCTTTGACGCCGAGACCGGCGTCAAGGCAGACTATGAGGCCTCCAAAACAAAGAGATGGAGTGACAGCCATTTTTATTACACGGAAACTTCCCATTACCATGTCCACCGGGAAGGCAGCATGGTCTTTGACCAGGTGCCGGTTGACGGGTCACAGGCCATTGATGACACCCTGATGGAATCATTGGAACCCTACGACCTGAAAGAAGCGGTCGATTTCCAGACGGCCTACCTGGCCGGCTACTTTGCCAACAAGTACGATGTGGCAGCGGAAAGCTGCTTCCCAAGAGCCGATGAGCGGATCCAAAGAAGCGCCAAACAGGCCTTCCGCAACACGGTCAGAGGCTACCAGACCGTCAATCCCAAGCGCGAGGAGGTCAGCCTGACCGGCAGCCGGGTCACTTATGCGCTCC includes the following:
- the rbfA gene encoding 30S ribosome-binding factor RbfA, which produces MFNRSERMGDEIRRILAGLIQRRMADPRINETVTITGVKLSKDLAVARVYYSVYGDEDDRKGAAEAFEKAGGYLRRELASRLRSRKVPRLVFTEDNSIREGEAIDALIRRVRQEDEAAAMKRTEDKDEGVQEGGGPAA
- the infB gene encoding translation initiation factor IF-2, encoding MAKREEADSGLMSGFITEEELLRRKKEHDSMEAVPEPEPLPVPPVPDKEAEQAAPPPGQDLKDLPVPSTIDMQGISGKVIPGVIKIVKKPKPAPVSEPEAVVAAPEVPAPEAEVQTAEVKAEPEKKPAARKKAEKPEVDKPEVEKPKAVKAEIKKPEAAAEKSGKAKPEKKERVKARPLSVAEKSLPITERVTEPAVAAPARPAATRPRPLITEDGKPLRAQRGSYVGADRDTPAVERQPRRAAPASEEARPVRPASAPPRGRGQAAAAPVPGPVIEAEVQKPGAASRRSQKGRDRRPADYRDRSRREQQEVISHGGRRRKPRTVESAPEQPKRPVAQLTQVTLPSTLTVKELAEAIKKTTADVIMKLMALGMMATINQEIDYDTAEIIASEFGIASQRLVEITEEDILFDDTVDKDEDLVSRPPVVVVMGHVDHGKTSILDYIRESSVTEGEAGGITQHIGAYSVKVDSRTITFLDTPGHEAFTTLRARGAQVTDIAILVVAADDGVMPQTVEAINHARAAETEIIVAINKIDKPQADVERVKRELSQYGLMDSDWGGQTTIVPVSAKTGENMDELLEMILLTADVLDLRANPDRQAKGTVIEARLDPTRGPVATILIQRGTLRQGDTVVVGSTVGRIRIMYNDRGQQIEAAGPSTPAEIVGLGGVPEGGDILYQVENERVARDLVDRRREEDRETALRQTSRMSLETLFDRMGEEDLIDLNIIVKADTQGSVEAMTSSMENLSTDKIRVNVIHGAVGAITESDIRLAEVADAIILGFNVRPAATAAQIAAASNVDIHTYRVIYEAIEEVESAMRGLLGPVFREVVTGHLEVREVFHASNVGTIAGCLVTDGRVHRNDSARLLRDGVVIYETKLASLRRFKDDVREVAAGYECGLSLERFNDIKVGDTIEVFTMKEEEADV
- a CDS encoding YlxR family protein, which produces MCVGCRESFLQEELLRLVASEDGVRIDRGQKLPGRGAYLCCRTACVEKAKKRQSLQRALKCPVPEAIWVEIDQAIKVARVEE
- the nusA gene encoding transcription termination/antitermination protein NusA, coding for MNQEFIEALRMLEKERGVEMETLIEAIEDALVAAYRREFEIRSKDREKMRDREGQPAQEGESRPVENDGITAHIDRRTGEMRVYQPMTVVEEVHDPNSELSLAQAHALSGDLELGDQLVREVDPSHFGRLAAQTAKSVINQKLAQAEKLRIQDEFSGRVGGLASGIVQRRDRNEVLVDIGRAQAVLPYNQQSRLDNYTFKKHMRFFIMKVDQRDHRPVIMVSRSHPGLVRRLFEQEVPEIGAGIVEIVNIAREAGSRTKMAVTSHDSNIDPVGACVGQRGTRVQSVITELNGEKIDIIEWDPDITEFISSALSPARVIRVVLDEEEKSARVIVADHQLSLAIGKEGQNARLAAKLTEWKIDIKSESQYREMLEAAWMPDFDEAVAADEAERGDADEEDPVPEETEEELQVDDQETATSYLDRLESTIDSLEEPEA
- a CDS encoding ribosome maturation factor RimP; protein product: MSSQKENKKIIYDKLAPLAAGMDLALLDVLYVHEGGRTVLRLIIDKKGGVGIEDCERLSGMADPLISEELGLDDFDVFEVSSPGLDRPLNNLEDCLRHEGEWVRISLYQAVDGEKRFFGKLVVEGESVGVETEKGEIRLFPFGDIARVKREVVF